The Pseudomonas sp. LFM046 region TCGTGCCGCGCCTGCATGACGGCGAGCAGGCCTACATCCTGCAGAACGAGGACCGCCGCATCGTCTTCGCCATCCCTTATCTGGAGCGCTTCACCCTGATCGGCACCACCGACCGCGAGTACCAGGGCGACCCGGCGAAGGTGGCGATCACGCCTGAAGAGACTCGCTACCTGCTGGACGTGGTCAACCGCCATTTCAAGCACCAGCTCAGTGAGCAGGACATCGTCCACAGCTACGCCGGCGTGCGCCCGCTGTGCAATGACGAGTCAGCCGATCCGTCAGCGGTGACCCGCGACTACACCCTGGCCCTGTCCGCCCACCCTGGCGAAGCACCGCTGCTGTCGGTGTTCGGCGGCAAGCTCACCACCTACCGCAAGCTGGCCGAAGCCGCCCTGCAGCAGCTGCAGCCCTGGTTCCCCTTCGCCAGCGGCCCCTGGACCGCCACTGCCCCGCTACCCGGCGGCGAACAGATGGAAAGCCGCAGCGCCCTGGTGGAAGCCCTCTGCTCCACTTTCGGTTGGCTGCCCACCTCCGTTGCCCGGCGCTGGGCGAATCTTTATGGCAGCCGCTGCTGGCACCTGGTGCGCGGCGTGCAGGAACTGGCCGACCTCGGCGAACACCTGGGCGCCGGGCTGTATGCGCGGGAAGTGGACTACCTCTGCCAGGAGGAATGGGCGATCACCGCCGAAGACATCCTCTGGCGCCGCACCAAGCTGGGCCTGTTCATGAGCCCCGTCCAGCAGGCGCGCCTGGTTCAGTACCTGAAGCACGAGCATCCGCGCCGGCCGAGGGTGGATGCGGCCTGACCATTTACGCTCAATCCTGTAGGGGCGAATGAATTCGCCTCTACATAAGCACTCGAACGCCAACCACAAGGCTGATCAGAGTTGCGCCACATGCCCCTCGGCGCGGCGGTGGGCCATCAGGTGCGGCAGCACGGCTGAGAGCAGCGGCTCCTTGAAGGCCTCCTGGAAGCGATGGGCAAGGCCCGGAATCAGTTTCAGTTCCGAACCCTTGATATGGGCCGCCACATGGACCCCGTGCATCACCGGCAACAGTGGATCGGCAGTGCCGTGCACCACCAGCGTCGGCACCCGCAGGCGATTGAGCAGGTCGACGCGGCTGGGTTCGGCGAGGATGGCCAACATCTGCCGCTGCACGCCTTCAGGATTGAAGGAGCGGTCGTAGGCGCGGGCGGCCTGTTCGACCAACTGTTCGCGATCGTCACTGACCTCCGGACTGCCCAGGGCGGCCAACAGGTCGGCCTGCTGCTGGATGGCCACTTCCCGGCTCGGCGCTTCACGCCGCGCCAGCAGGTCCAGCAGGGCTGCGCTCGGCGCCGGCAGTCCCTGGGCCCCCGAACTGGTCATCACCAGGGTCAGGCTGAGCACCCGTTCCGGCGCCATGTCAGCCAGGTACTGGGCAATCATCCCGCCCATGCTCGCACCCAGCACGTGGGCCTGCTGGATGCCCAGGGCGTCCAGCAAGTGCAGCGAATCAACCGCCATGTCGCGAAGGCCATAGGGCGCCGATACCGGCAGGCCCAGGCGATAACGCACCACTTCATAGGGCAGGTTCACCGACGGCGCCGCACCGATCCAGGCGGACAGGCCGACGTCGCGATTATCGAAGCGAATGACCCGAAAACCGCTCTGGCAGAGCCGCTCCACCACCTCGTCCGGCCAGTGGATCAGTTGCCCGCCCAGTCCCATGATCAGCAGCAACGCCGGGTCCCGCTCGTCTCCCACACTCTGGTACGCCAGGCGCACGTCGGCCAGGTCGACGGTTTCCGTCGGCACGGTCACATCGCAGCGGGCAAAAGCAAAAGAAGGCAGGCCGCAAATGAGCGCGGCGAGCAGGATCAGCACACGCATGTTGGAAATCCAGAACGCAAAACCCCAGTCAGACGCGATTCTGATGAATTCCCGTGATTCGCTCTGCCACAGAACCGTGACAATTTAATGACGAGCGCCGAACGGTCGTTGCCAGGCTCGGGGAGGCGGCTGGCGTGGCCCCCTCCCCGGCCCCGGACTCAGACGCGGACCTGGCGAAGGGGGGCGTTGGTGCGCTGGGCGGTTTCCCAATTGGCGGCCAGGCCCACCGGCATCTCCTCAGGAGCCAGCGGCCTGCGACCGCGCACCAGGTCCGAGGCGCGCTCGGCGAGCATGATGGTGGGCGCGTTGAGGTTGCCGTTGGGCTCGGTGGGGAAGACCGACGAGTCGATCACCCGCAGCCCCTGGATGCCACGGACCCGCAACTCCGAGTCCACCACCGCCATGTCGTCCTCACCCATGCGGCAGGAACCGCAGGGGTGCATGGTGCTTTCCATGTTGGCGCGCACGAAGGCATCGATTTCCTCATCGGTCTGCACATGGGCACCGGGCGCCAGTTCCTCGCCCCGGAAACGGTCCATGGCCGGCTGGCCCAGGATTTCCCGAGTCAGGCGCACGCAGCGACGGAAGCCCTCGCGGTCCTCTTCGCTTTCCAGGTAGTTGAAGCGGATTTCCGGGTGCTGGTAGGGGTCGGCAGACAGGGCATGGACATGGCCCCGGCTCTTCGGCTTGTTGGGGCCGGTCAGCACCATGAAGCCATGGCCCTTGAACGGCTTGTCACCGTCGTAGCGCATCGCCGCCGGCAGGAAATGGAACTGGATGTCCGGCCATTTCAGACCCTGCTCCGAGCGGATGAAGCCGCCCGCCTCGAAGTGGTTGCTGGCCCCCAGGCCGTCCTTGAACAGCAGCCAGCGCAGGCCGATCAGCGCCTTGGCGAACAGGCCCATCTTGCTGTTCAACGTCACCGGCTGCTTGCATTCGTACTGAATGTAGATCTCCGAGTGGTCCTGGAGGTTTTCCCCCACGCCGGGCAGATGATGGCGGACCTCGATGCCGGCTTTCTTCAGAACCTCCTGCGGACCGATGCCGGAACGCTGCAGCAGGTGTGGCGAACCGATGGGCCCCGAGGACACCAGCACTTCGCGATTGCAGTAGACGGTGTGGGTCTGGCCGCCCTGGTCGTATTCCACACCGACGGTGCGTTTGCCATCGAGGAGGATGCGCCGGGTCATGGCGTGGGTGACCACCGTCAGGTTGGGGCGCTCCATGGCCGGCCGCAGGTAGGCGTTGGCGGTGGACCAGCGCACGCCATCCTTCACGGTCATGTGCATGGCGCCGAACCCTTCCTGCATATAGCCATTGCAGTCGTCGGTCTTGATGTAGCCGGCCTGGGCGCCGGCCTCCACCCAGGCCCCATAGAGCGGGTTCTGCATGTTGTTGCCGTTGTTGGTGGACAGCGGGCCGCTGGCGCCCCGGTAGTCGTCGCCACCGAACTTGTAGTTCTCGGCACGCTTGAAGTACGGCAGGCAGTTGCGATAGCCCCAGTTCTTCGCGCCGAGCGACTCCCACTCATCGAAGTCGTAGGCATGGCCACGGATGTAGACCAGACCGTTGATGGAAGACGAGCCGCCAAGCACCTTGCCGCGCGGGCAGTGCAGGCGACGGCCATCCAGGTGCGGTTCGGCCACGGTCTCGTAGCGCCAGTTGTACTTCTTGGTGTTCATCGGGATGGAAAAGGCGCTGGGCATCTGGATCAGCACGCTGCGGTCGCTGCCGCCGAATTCCAGAACCAGCACGGAGGTGCCGGCGTCCTCGGTCAAGCGGTTGGCCAGAACGCAGCCGGCCGAACCCGCACCAATGATGATGTAGTCGTATCTGTTAGCCATGATCTTTCTCGCAATGAAACTGGACGGGCTGGGTGGTTACCAGGCTTTACCCGTCGTGAATTGGGGGGCGTCTTTCTCGATCTGGCGAATGAGGCTTTCCTCTTTCTTCAGGTCGAGCGACAGGCACAGCAGGTAGTAAGCGACACCCGAAACGATCAGGCCGACCAGCCACGCCATGTCCACGCTGCCGATCATCCTGGCCAGCGGGCCGACGTAGACTTCCTCGGCGCCGCTGAAGATGGTGAAGAACGGGATCATCACCACGAAGCCGATCAGGTAGGCGATCAGGCCGCGGCTGCCCCAGTGGCCATAGATGTTGTCGTGCGGCAGGAAGAAGTGCGGGATGGCATAGCGGCCCTTGCGCACGAAGAAGTAGTCGGTGAGGTTCACCGCCGTCCACGGCACCAGGAAATACAGCATCACCACCAGGTACATGTTCAGCATCGACAGGCCCGAACCTGAGGCATTGATGCTGATCGCCACGCCCAGCTGCAGGAGCACCACGAAGAGGATCGCCCAGATGCGCACCCGTGCCGTGGGCTTGATCTTCCTGAACGAGTCCACGCCCGTGATGGTGGTGAGCTTGGCGCTGTAGATGTTCATCGCGATCACCGGCAGGAAGGCCAGGATGGTGATCGCCACCACCACGGTGCCCAACTGCGGGGCGAAGCTGGCGCCGACGCTGTTGAGCGCGACGAGGACATCAGCCGTGCGCAGGTGTTCAGCCAACCAGCCGCCAACCGAGATCATCCAGGCGCCCGAGAGCGAAGCACCGATGAATACAGCCGCGATCAGCTTGCCGCTCGAGGTGTTCTTCGGCAGGTAACGGGAGTAGTCCGAGACATAGGGCGCATAGGCGATGTTGTAGCTGGCGGCGGCGGCGAACTGGGCGACGAAACCGGTCAGGGTGAATCCAAGCTTGACCGTTTCGGCACCATCGGCCGGCGGCGGAGCGGAGGGGACCCATCCCAGCAGTACCGCCATCGTCACCAGCCCATAGAGCGGCAGCGAGAGGAACAACGACCATTTGAAGGTCTTGTGCATCCAGTCATGGCCGAGGATGGCCAGGACCGTGGCAGGCACCGAGACGACCAGGGCGACGGTCATCGGTTCCCAGTGAAACAGCGTCTCCAGCCCTTGCATCATCAACACCAGGTTGACGATGTTGAAGCCGGCGAAGACGAACAGCGTCGCCAGCAACACCAGCACCACACCGCGATAGCCGAACTGGGCGCGGGACTGGATCATCTGCGGCAGGCCGAGGTGCGGCCCCTGCGAGCCGTGGAATGCCATGAACAGGGTGCCGAACATGATGCCCAGGGTGCCGGCGATCATGGTCCAGAACGCGCTCAAACCCACGCTCGGCCCCACGAAGCCGATGGTCATGGTGAAGAAGGTGAAGTTGCCAACGAACCAGAAGGGGCCCTGGGCGGACAGCTTGTCGGTTCTCTCGTTCTCCTGGATGAAATCGATGGAATGGCCTTCGATTTCCAGTCCGCGTTGTCCCTCGGTCGCGGACAGGCTTTGCGATGCTGATTTCATGGTATCTCCGCTCTTATTTTCGTATGGAGTATCACCAGGGTCCGCACCCCGGCAGCCCGTAAGGAACTGCCTGGCAAGGCGGGTGCGGACCGATCATGCGGCGGCAGCGGGGACTGCCGACGCTTCAGCTGAAATCACTTAAGGAAGTGTGATCCACACCGCCTTGGTTTCCAGCAGGTAATCCAGCTGTTCCGACCCGAGGTCCTTGCCGTAGCCCGACTGCTTGTAGCCGCCGAAGGGCATGGAGGGATCGAGGGTGCTGTGGGCGTTGACGTAGACGGTGCCCGCACGCAGGCGCGGGATAAGGCTGTGGACCCGCCCGAGGTCGTTGGAGTAGAGCGCCGCAGCCAGGCCGAACAGCGAATCGTTGGCCAGGGCCAGGGCTTCTTCCTCGGAATCGAAGGGCGCGGTCACCAGCACCGGGCCGAAGATCTCCTCCTGGACGATGCGCATGTCATTGCGGCAGTTGGCGAAGACGGTCGGCTGGACGTAGAAGCCGGGGCCCTCGACGGGTTCGCCGCCGGAATAGAGCTCCGCGCCCTCGGCCTTGCCGGTCTCGATGTACTCCAGCACCCGTTGCTGTTGCTGGCGCGACACCATCGGGCTGATGAAGCAGTCCGGGTCCAGACCGGGGGCGATCTTCAGGGTCGCGGTGTAGTCCGCCAGCTCCTTCAGGAATTCGGCGTAGACGCTGCGGTGGACATAGGCGCGGGTACCGGCGTCGCAAACCTGGCCAGAGTTGAAGAACACACCGTTGGCCACCGCCTGGGCCGCCGCCTTGATATCGGCATCGGCGAAGACGATCACCGGCGACTTGCCGCCCAGTTCCAGGGTCAGGCGCTTCATCTGGTCGATGGCCGCCTTGCCGACCGAGCAGCCCACCGGGGTCGATCCGGTGAAGCTCAACTTGTCGATGCCCGGATGATTGGACATCGCCGCGCCGACCACGCTGCCGCGCCCGGTGACGATGTTCACCACGCCATCGGGAATGTCTGACGCCTGCACCAGCTCGGCAAAACGCAGGGCCGACAGGGAGGTCAGCTCAGCCGGCTTCACCACCACGGTGCAACCCACCGCCAGGGCGGCGCCGAGCTTCCAGGCCATGGTCTGCAGGGGGAAGTTCCAGGGCACGATGACGCCCACCACCCCCACCGGCTCCTTGCGGGTGTAGGCCAGGTAATTGCCCGGCAGCGACGGCTCCACGGTGCGCCCGTGGATCTTGCTGGCCCACCCGGCGAAATAACGGAAGGTGTCGATGGTGCCCTGGATATCCACAGCTCGGGCCTGGGCGACCGACTTGCCCATGTCGATGGACTCGATCTCCGCCAGCTCATCAGCATTGGCCTCGATCAGGTCGGCCAGGCGATGCAGCAGGCGCTCGCGCTCCAGGGGCTTGAGCTGGCTCCAGGCGCCACCGTCGAACTGCGCGCGGGCAGCCTGCACGGCGCGGTCCAGATCGTCTGCGGTGCCCATGGGAATGCGGGTGAGCACGCCACCGGTGGACGGCTCGATCACCTCGGCACTGTCAGCCGACTCCAGCCAGGCGCCGCCGACAAACATCTTCTGGACCTTGCCGAGAAAACGCTGGGTCGCCTCGGACACACCAAATTTCTGCAGATAGTCTTTAACCTTGATGTCCACTCTCTATTCCTCCTGGCCTGTCAGCGGTTGCGGGCGCGTTCGTGGAAGATGAAACCAATGCTGTTCATCAGCAGTTGCGCCGCGAGGATCGAGGTGGCGCCAGTGGGGTCGTAGGCAGGTGCGACCTCTACCAGGTCCATGCCGACGACCCGGCCCTGGCTCCGTTTGGCCAGCGCCTGGATGATCTCCAGCACCTCGTAGTAGAGGAAGCCGCCATGGCTGGGCGTGCCGGTGCCGGGGGCGATGGACGGGTCGAAGCCGTCGATGTCGATGGTGATGTAGTAATCCAGGCCTTCCGGAATCATCGCCATGACGCCTTCCGTGCCCAACCGGCGCACATCGCGCACCGACAGGATCTGCGAACCGGCGGCGCGGGCGGCGTCGTAGTCATCGCGGTTGGAGGAGGACACGTTGCGAATACCCATCTGGGTCATGCCGACGATGTGGTCCAGCTCGGAGGCGCGGCGCAGCGGGTTGCCGTGGCCGTAGCGCACGCCGTGGCGCTCGTCGACGAAGTCCAGGTGGGCATCGAAATGCACGATATGGATGGGCGCGTGGCCCTCGAAGGCCTTGATCACCGGGGCATGGATCGAGTGGTCACCGCCCAGCACCACCGGCATGGCACCGGATTCGAGAATCTTGCGTACGGCGAACTCGATGTTGTCGTTACTGCTGGCCATGTCGGTGTGGACGATGTCCGCATCGCCGACATCCACCATGCGTACCTGGTCTTCGGTCAGGTAAAGGGCATCGTCTTCGTGGTCGTAGGCGCCGGAATGGCCAAAGGAGAAGAGCGTGGAGGCTTCGCGAATACTGCGCGGTCCGAAGCGTGCCCCGGAGCGCCACTGGGTGCCCATGTCATTGGGCGCGCCGAGCACGGCGACGTCCGCGTTTATGGCATCCCAATCGGTGCAGATCGGGGACTTGGCAAAGGTGCAGTGACCTACGAAAGGCAGGTTCAACCGTCCGGATTCATAAGCATTCTTCGACATCGTGGTGCGCCTCGCTTCTTGTTTTCTGTCGTCGGCGAACCGGCTTGGAATTCGCCGTTGCAGGGACTATGGGCGCAGATTTATTTTGTAAAAATGCAAAACATCAGATGCTCATATCGCAGCCTCCGATGTTTCCATCGACTGGGAGGCACACCGTGATCCAGCTGCATGATGTCGACCTGAAGCTCCTCCGCGTCTTCGCCACGATCGTCAAATGTGGGGGCTTTTCCGCCGCCCAGGCCGCGCTCAACGCAGGCCAGTCCACCATCAGCGAGCAGATGAGCCACCTGGAAACCCGCCTCGGGGTCAAGCTCTGCCAGCGTGGCCGCAGCGGCTTCCGCCTGACCGAGCAAGGCGTGGCCATTCACGAGGCGACCCAGCGCCTGCTCTCGGCGGTCGAGGCCTTCTGCATGGACGCCGATGTGCTCAAGCAGAGCATCAGCGGCAAGCTCAACCTCGGCATCATCGACAGCACCCTGACCGACCGCGACTCTCCCCTGCCCCGCGCCACCCAGCGCTTCGTCTCCCGCGGGCATGACGTGCACCTCAGCGTCTACGTCGGCGCACCTGCGGAGTTGGAAGAGCGGGTCCTCGACAACCGCCTGCACCTCGCCATCGGCCACTTTCCGGCACGGGTGTCCGGTCTCAACTACTCGCCGCTGTACCGGGAAGCGCTGGGCCTCTACTGCGGGCGTCATCACCCGCTGTTCAAGAGTTCGCTGAACGGGGCGGCCCTGCGCGAAGCCGTCGGCGCAAGCCGCATCGTGGTACGCGGCTACATGCAGCAGTACGACCTCGACGTGCTCGGCGTGAGCAAGGCGGCGGCCACCGTGGACAACATCGAAGCCCTGGCGATCCTGGTCATATCCGGTGCCTATCTCGGCCTGCTGCCCGTGCACGTAGCCGACCATTGGGTCAGCACCGGAGAAATGCGGCGTCTTCCCATCACTCAGGAGCAGCTGGAATCGCCCTTTGACGTCATCACCCGTCGCGCGGCGCCGCCACCCATCCTCCGTGCCTTCCTCGAAGACCTGACCGCCTGCTCGGGCGGCGTGACCAAGGGCTGACCAGCCAGCAGGCGAAACCCCATGCGCATCCATGTCACTTTCATCGACCGCGTCGGCATCACCCAGGAAGTCCTCGCCCTGCTGGGTGGCCGCAACCTCAACCTCGAAGCCGTGGAGATGATCCCGCCCAACGTCTACATCGACGCCCCCACCCTCGGCCCCGAGGTGCTCGACGAACTGAGCGGTGCATTGCTGGCCGTGCGCGGCGTGCAGGCGGTGAAGATGGTGGACATCCTCCCCGGCCAACGCCGACGCCTGCAGCTCGATGCCCTGCTGGCCGCCGTCAGCGACCCGGTGCTGGCGGTGGACGACAGCGGCCACGTGCTGCTGGCCAACCCCTCGCTGATCGGCCTCTACGGACGCGACCCCACGGGCGAGCCGCTGTCGAACCTGTTCGATGATCCCGGCCTCGCGCAGACCCTGATCGACCGGGGTTTCCGCCTGCCCATGTGCGACGTGGCGTTC contains the following coding sequences:
- a CDS encoding LysR family transcriptional regulator, with protein sequence MIQLHDVDLKLLRVFATIVKCGGFSAAQAALNAGQSTISEQMSHLETRLGVKLCQRGRSGFRLTEQGVAIHEATQRLLSAVEAFCMDADVLKQSISGKLNLGIIDSTLTDRDSPLPRATQRFVSRGHDVHLSVYVGAPAELEERVLDNRLHLAIGHFPARVSGLNYSPLYREALGLYCGRHHPLFKSSLNGAALREAVGASRIVVRGYMQQYDLDVLGVSKAAATVDNIEALAILVISGAYLGLLPVHVADHWVSTGEMRRLPITQEQLESPFDVITRRAAPPPILRAFLEDLTACSGGVTKG
- a CDS encoding aldehyde dehydrogenase family protein, producing MDIKVKDYLQKFGVSEATQRFLGKVQKMFVGGAWLESADSAEVIEPSTGGVLTRIPMGTADDLDRAVQAARAQFDGGAWSQLKPLERERLLHRLADLIEANADELAEIESIDMGKSVAQARAVDIQGTIDTFRYFAGWASKIHGRTVEPSLPGNYLAYTRKEPVGVVGVIVPWNFPLQTMAWKLGAALAVGCTVVVKPAELTSLSALRFAELVQASDIPDGVVNIVTGRGSVVGAAMSNHPGIDKLSFTGSTPVGCSVGKAAIDQMKRLTLELGGKSPVIVFADADIKAAAQAVANGVFFNSGQVCDAGTRAYVHRSVYAEFLKELADYTATLKIAPGLDPDCFISPMVSRQQQQRVLEYIETGKAEGAELYSGGEPVEGPGFYVQPTVFANCRNDMRIVQEEIFGPVLVTAPFDSEEEALALANDSLFGLAAALYSNDLGRVHSLIPRLRAGTVYVNAHSTLDPSMPFGGYKQSGYGKDLGSEQLDYLLETKAVWITLP
- the betA gene encoding choline dehydrogenase; translation: MANRYDYIIIGAGSAGCVLANRLTEDAGTSVLVLEFGGSDRSVLIQMPSAFSIPMNTKKYNWRYETVAEPHLDGRRLHCPRGKVLGGSSSINGLVYIRGHAYDFDEWESLGAKNWGYRNCLPYFKRAENYKFGGDDYRGASGPLSTNNGNNMQNPLYGAWVEAGAQAGYIKTDDCNGYMQEGFGAMHMTVKDGVRWSTANAYLRPAMERPNLTVVTHAMTRRILLDGKRTVGVEYDQGGQTHTVYCNREVLVSSGPIGSPHLLQRSGIGPQEVLKKAGIEVRHHLPGVGENLQDHSEIYIQYECKQPVTLNSKMGLFAKALIGLRWLLFKDGLGASNHFEAGGFIRSEQGLKWPDIQFHFLPAAMRYDGDKPFKGHGFMVLTGPNKPKSRGHVHALSADPYQHPEIRFNYLESEEDREGFRRCVRLTREILGQPAMDRFRGEELAPGAHVQTDEEIDAFVRANMESTMHPCGSCRMGEDDMAVVDSELRVRGIQGLRVIDSSVFPTEPNGNLNAPTIMLAERASDLVRGRRPLAPEEMPVGLAANWETAQRTNAPLRQVRV
- a CDS encoding cytosine permease — translated: MKSASQSLSATEGQRGLEIEGHSIDFIQENERTDKLSAQGPFWFVGNFTFFTMTIGFVGPSVGLSAFWTMIAGTLGIMFGTLFMAFHGSQGPHLGLPQMIQSRAQFGYRGVVLVLLATLFVFAGFNIVNLVLMMQGLETLFHWEPMTVALVVSVPATVLAILGHDWMHKTFKWSLFLSLPLYGLVTMAVLLGWVPSAPPPADGAETVKLGFTLTGFVAQFAAAASYNIAYAPYVSDYSRYLPKNTSSGKLIAAVFIGASLSGAWMISVGGWLAEHLRTADVLVALNSVGASFAPQLGTVVVAITILAFLPVIAMNIYSAKLTTITGVDSFRKIKPTARVRIWAILFVVLLQLGVAISINASGSGLSMLNMYLVVMLYFLVPWTAVNLTDYFFVRKGRYAIPHFFLPHDNIYGHWGSRGLIAYLIGFVVMIPFFTIFSGAEEVYVGPLARMIGSVDMAWLVGLIVSGVAYYLLCLSLDLKKEESLIRQIEKDAPQFTTGKAW
- the speB gene encoding agmatinase; the protein is MSKNAYESGRLNLPFVGHCTFAKSPICTDWDAINADVAVLGAPNDMGTQWRSGARFGPRSIREASTLFSFGHSGAYDHEDDALYLTEDQVRMVDVGDADIVHTDMASSNDNIEFAVRKILESGAMPVVLGGDHSIHAPVIKAFEGHAPIHIVHFDAHLDFVDERHGVRYGHGNPLRRASELDHIVGMTQMGIRNVSSSNRDDYDAARAAGSQILSVRDVRRLGTEGVMAMIPEGLDYYITIDIDGFDPSIAPGTGTPSHGGFLYYEVLEIIQALAKRSQGRVVGMDLVEVAPAYDPTGATSILAAQLLMNSIGFIFHERARNR
- a CDS encoding alpha/beta hydrolase yields the protein MRVLILLAALICGLPSFAFARCDVTVPTETVDLADVRLAYQSVGDERDPALLLIMGLGGQLIHWPDEVVERLCQSGFRVIRFDNRDVGLSAWIGAAPSVNLPYEVVRYRLGLPVSAPYGLRDMAVDSLHLLDALGIQQAHVLGASMGGMIAQYLADMAPERVLSLTLVMTSSGAQGLPAPSAALLDLLARREAPSREVAIQQQADLLAALGSPEVSDDREQLVEQAARAYDRSFNPEGVQRQMLAILAEPSRVDLLNRLRVPTLVVHGTADPLLPVMHGVHVAAHIKGSELKLIPGLAHRFQEAFKEPLLSAVLPHLMAHRRAEGHVAQL
- the glpD gene encoding glycerol-3-phosphate dehydrogenase translates to MNHNHSPIAEVYDLAVVGGGINGVGIAADAAGRGLSVFLCEKDDLAQHTSSASSKLIHGGLRYLEHHEFRLVREALAEREVLLAKAPHIVKPLRFILPHRPHLRPAWMIRAGLFLYDHLGKRKRLPGSRGVRFGAGSPLQSEITQGFEYSDCWVDDARLVVLNAMAAREHGAHVHTRTRCVSARRSKGLWHIHLEREDGSLLSIRARALVNAAGPWVARFIEQDLKQKAPYGIRLIQGSHIIVPRLHDGEQAYILQNEDRRIVFAIPYLERFTLIGTTDREYQGDPAKVAITPEETRYLLDVVNRHFKHQLSEQDIVHSYAGVRPLCNDESADPSAVTRDYTLALSAHPGEAPLLSVFGGKLTTYRKLAEAALQQLQPWFPFASGPWTATAPLPGGEQMESRSALVEALCSTFGWLPTSVARRWANLYGSRCWHLVRGVQELADLGEHLGAGLYAREVDYLCQEEWAITAEDILWRRTKLGLFMSPVQQARLVQYLKHEHPRRPRVDAA